Proteins encoded within one genomic window of Pararhizobium capsulatum DSM 1112:
- the secD gene encoding protein translocase subunit SecD, with the protein MPYIARWKTFTVWLVVLLSMIIALPNVLPQTVLDKIPDWLPKKQLVLGLDLEGGSRISLKMERDDVIAASLRSSVNEVANLLRSAGIAYSGLSGTGQTIELTISDPSRMAAVREALKPMADRVVGDADKQVPEFAIVPGDNGALRIELTDNGIERRLSADADAAVSVLAHRLESLGGKQPMITRRGVDRVIVQIPGLFDPEQLKSILTQAGDFSYRQIDMSMQVEDAVNGTPPQGSEVVYSADDPPIGRLLRTEPVFSSSDVVSAETSTDEATGEPVVTMVLTPEGATRIAKATQTSTGTTMAVVLDGLVVATPLIRTAVTDGRVTLAADMSPEGAEDLTVLLRSGPLPAALTVLEERSTGAGRGSESIQSILRGGLIGALLVGLFMFGFYGFFGLVANVAVILNVVMIVAVLTASGLALTLPGVAGIVLTIGMAVDSNVLIYERIREEVRHGRSVFDAVQHGFARAFSAIVDANITTLIAAIILLYLGTGSVRGFAVTLAVGIVTTLFTAFTLTRVMLMVWLRSRNPKELPTGIRTGIFDGAALRFMAIRNFVFSLTALLSLLSMLAFGSLGLNLGIDFSGGAVIELRAKEGNADVEDIRLRLSQLNLGVVTAEPFGSQQDVVVRVQSREGGENAEQTSVLLIRGELEDSYDFRRVEVVGPSISGELTRAATLGIVLSLLAIIIYIWIRFEWQFSVGAIIATLHDVLLTIGLFVITGMEFNLGSVAALLMIVGYSLNDTVVVYDRIRENLKRYPRMPLPILIDTSINQTLSRTVLTGATTILALAALSLFGGEAIQSFAFVMLFGIAVATFSSIYVAGPVLILFKLRHGTPDGNADHHPTSGQTTTKGA; encoded by the coding sequence ATGCCCTATATCGCCCGCTGGAAGACCTTCACAGTTTGGCTCGTCGTGCTCCTCAGCATGATCATCGCATTGCCCAACGTGTTGCCGCAGACGGTTCTCGATAAAATACCGGACTGGCTGCCGAAAAAGCAGCTGGTTCTCGGGCTCGATCTTGAGGGTGGCTCGCGTATCAGCCTCAAGATGGAACGCGACGACGTCATCGCCGCAAGTCTGCGATCATCCGTCAATGAGGTAGCAAACCTTCTGCGCTCCGCAGGCATTGCCTATTCAGGTCTGAGCGGTACCGGACAGACCATCGAACTCACGATTTCCGATCCTTCCCGCATGGCCGCGGTGCGTGAAGCGCTGAAGCCAATGGCAGATCGTGTTGTCGGGGACGCCGACAAGCAGGTCCCGGAATTCGCAATCGTTCCCGGCGATAATGGTGCTCTCCGGATAGAATTAACCGACAATGGCATCGAGCGCCGTCTCTCCGCGGATGCGGACGCAGCTGTTTCCGTGCTCGCTCACCGTCTTGAAAGCCTGGGCGGCAAGCAGCCCATGATCACCCGTCGCGGCGTCGATCGCGTCATTGTCCAGATCCCTGGTCTGTTCGATCCCGAACAACTCAAGAGCATACTCACTCAGGCCGGTGATTTTTCCTACCGGCAGATCGATATGTCGATGCAGGTTGAGGACGCCGTCAACGGCACTCCGCCACAGGGGTCTGAAGTGGTCTATTCCGCGGACGACCCGCCGATCGGCCGGTTGCTGCGAACCGAGCCCGTCTTTTCGTCATCGGATGTTGTCAGTGCGGAAACTTCTACCGATGAGGCAACCGGAGAGCCGGTCGTGACCATGGTGCTTACCCCGGAAGGGGCGACACGCATTGCCAAGGCGACCCAAACCTCCACCGGCACCACGATGGCTGTCGTGTTGGATGGTCTGGTTGTCGCGACGCCGCTGATCAGAACTGCGGTTACGGACGGTCGTGTCACCTTGGCGGCAGATATGAGCCCCGAGGGGGCCGAGGACCTGACGGTCCTGTTGCGTAGCGGGCCGCTCCCTGCCGCTCTGACCGTGCTTGAAGAGCGCTCGACGGGCGCAGGGCGAGGGAGCGAGTCGATCCAGTCCATCCTGCGCGGCGGCCTGATCGGAGCGTTGCTCGTCGGTCTGTTCATGTTCGGCTTCTACGGCTTCTTCGGCCTTGTGGCGAATGTCGCCGTGATCCTCAATGTCGTCATGATCGTGGCTGTGCTGACGGCGAGCGGACTGGCTCTGACCTTGCCCGGTGTTGCAGGCATTGTTTTGACAATCGGCATGGCCGTCGACAGCAATGTTCTGATTTATGAGCGTATACGCGAAGAGGTACGGCACGGGCGTTCGGTGTTCGATGCCGTCCAGCACGGCTTTGCCAGAGCTTTCTCGGCAATCGTCGACGCCAACATCACCACGCTGATTGCCGCCATCATCCTGCTTTACCTCGGCACTGGCTCTGTTCGCGGCTTTGCCGTGACGCTCGCCGTCGGCATCGTCACGACGCTATTCACAGCCTTTACCCTGACGAGGGTCATGCTGATGGTCTGGCTGCGCAGTCGCAATCCCAAGGAATTGCCCACGGGCATCCGCACGGGCATCTTCGATGGCGCCGCGCTACGCTTCATGGCCATCCGCAATTTCGTCTTCTCGCTGACGGCCCTGTTGTCGCTGCTCTCGATGTTGGCGTTTGGCTCTCTGGGGCTCAACCTTGGCATCGATTTTTCAGGCGGAGCGGTCATCGAGCTGCGCGCCAAGGAGGGCAATGCCGATGTTGAAGACATTCGCCTGCGGCTTTCGCAGCTCAATCTCGGCGTGGTGACCGCCGAACCTTTCGGTTCGCAACAGGATGTCGTCGTGCGGGTTCAGTCGCGCGAGGGAGGTGAGAATGCCGAACAGACGTCGGTTCTTCTGATCCGCGGTGAACTGGAAGACAGCTACGACTTCCGCCGCGTCGAGGTGGTCGGACCGTCCATCTCCGGAGAGCTGACCCGCGCTGCAACCCTTGGCATCGTGCTCTCGCTGCTCGCGATCATCATCTATATCTGGATACGGTTCGAGTGGCAGTTCTCGGTCGGTGCGATCATCGCCACCTTGCATGACGTCTTGCTGACAATAGGGCTGTTTGTGATAACGGGAATGGAGTTCAATCTCGGAAGCGTCGCGGCGCTGTTGATGATCGTCGGTTACTCGCTCAACGACACGGTCGTCGTCTATGACCGCATCCGCGAGAACCTGAAGCGCTATCCGCGCATGCCGCTGCCGATCCTGATTGACACGTCGATCAATCAAACGCTGTCGCGCACGGTGCTGACCGGCGCGACGACCATTCTCGCGCTTGCTGCCCTGTCACTGTTCGGCGGCGAGGCGATCCAGTCCTTTGCCTTCGTCATGCTCTTTGGCATCGCGGTTGCGACCTTCTCATCGATCTATGTCGCGGGGCCGGTGCTGATCCTGTTCAAGCTGCGCCACGGAACGCCGGATGGCAACGCGGATCACCATCCGACTTCTGGACAGACGACCACAAAAGGGGCATGA
- a CDS encoding Mth938-like domain-containing protein has protein sequence MRRPIEIRKAHYPGRAPIDSYGNGGFRFADMSHRGSLLMLPSGIYGWDLVEGDPLTQDAFQRVFEEAADIEVMLVGTGREIRPLPADLKAMFRENGISSDPMSTGAAVRTYNIMLAESRAVAAAFIVV, from the coding sequence ATGCGCAGACCAATTGAAATTCGCAAGGCACATTACCCGGGCCGGGCTCCGATCGACAGCTATGGCAATGGCGGTTTCCGGTTCGCTGACATGTCGCATCGCGGGTCACTTCTCATGCTTCCATCAGGCATCTACGGATGGGATCTCGTCGAAGGCGATCCGCTGACACAGGATGCGTTCCAGCGTGTTTTCGAAGAAGCCGCCGACATCGAAGTGATGCTGGTGGGGACCGGACGCGAGATCCGCCCGTTGCCGGCCGATCTCAAGGCGATGTTCCGCGAAAACGGCATCTCCTCCGATCCTATGAGCACTGGAGCCGCGGTGCGGACCTACAATATCATGCTGGCCGAATCCCGCGCCGTTGCAGCCGCTTTCATCGTCGTGTGA
- a CDS encoding phytoene/squalene synthase family protein, producing the protein MTTPTNNAEPMGSYAFSLAALRDSDKDRYLACLLSPEDKRGPLSALYAFHAEIARVRDTVREPLPGEIRLQWWRDLLDSRDDSHGEGHPLATALLGAIREHALPVAVLHDMIDARVFDLYDDPMESRSSLEGYAGETASALIQFTSLVLDPQAASASAETAGHAGVAQAIAGLLLLLPLHRRRGQVYLPAEILAATGLDRDGFLAGEDRDAVSRAIRAFTGLGRDHLSKARAVASGISRANRAAFLTVAMAQPVFDRAEKAGADLFERSIQPTQWRRQWWMWRSLRTGRW; encoded by the coding sequence ATGACAACGCCGACAAACAACGCCGAGCCGATGGGCTCCTATGCCTTCAGCCTCGCCGCCTTGCGCGACAGCGACAAGGATCGTTACCTGGCTTGTCTCCTGTCGCCGGAGGACAAACGCGGCCCGCTGTCTGCGCTCTATGCCTTCCATGCCGAGATTGCCCGCGTGCGCGATACCGTACGGGAGCCCTTGCCCGGTGAAATCCGGCTGCAGTGGTGGCGCGATCTGCTCGACAGCCGCGATGACAGTCACGGCGAGGGACATCCGCTCGCGACAGCCTTGCTCGGCGCGATCCGCGAACATGCCCTACCGGTCGCCGTGCTTCATGACATGATCGATGCGCGTGTCTTCGATCTTTATGATGATCCGATGGAAAGTCGCTCCTCGCTTGAAGGCTATGCGGGGGAAACGGCGTCTGCGTTGATTCAGTTCACCTCGCTCGTTCTGGATCCGCAGGCAGCGTCTGCCTCGGCGGAAACCGCCGGTCATGCCGGCGTCGCCCAGGCGATCGCCGGCCTGCTCCTCCTTCTACCGCTGCATCGACGTCGAGGACAGGTCTACCTGCCGGCCGAGATTTTGGCCGCAACCGGGCTGGATCGGGATGGTTTTCTTGCGGGGGAAGATCGCGACGCCGTCAGTCGCGCCATTCGTGCCTTCACGGGTCTTGGTCGCGACCATCTCTCCAAGGCGCGTGCGGTCGCTTCCGGAATTTCCCGTGCAAACCGTGCGGCATTCCTGACCGTCGCCATGGCGCAGCCTGTATTCGATCGGGCTGAAAAGGCCGGCGCCGATCTTTTCGAACGCTCGATCCAGCCCACCCAATGGCGCAGGCAATGGTGGATGTGGCGATCCCTTCGAACCGGTCGCTGGTAA
- the trmFO gene encoding methylenetetrahydrofolate--tRNA-(uracil(54)-C(5))-methyltransferase (FADH(2)-oxidizing) TrmFO, whose product MTETSFSPIHIVGGGLAGSEAAWQIAQGGIPVILHEMRGVRGTDAHKTDDLAELVCSNSFRSDDATTNAVGVLHAEMRLAGSLIMASADANQVPAGGALAVDREGFAAAVTRAIDGHPLITVVREEVAGLPPKEWGLSIIATGPLTAASLAQAIQSETGADALAFFDAIAPIVYTESIDIDICWFQSRYDKIGPGGTGKDYINCPMDEAQYNAFVDALIAGDKTGFKEWEGTPYFDGCLPIEVMAERGRETLRHGPMKPMGLTNAHNPSVKAYAVVQLRQDNALGTLYNMVGFQTKLKYGAQAEVIRMIPGLQNAEFARLGGLHRNTYINSPTLLDRTLALKSRPDIRFAGQITGCEGYVESAAIGLLAGRFAAADRKGETLAAPPATTAFGALLNHITGGHIVSDDEPGKRSFQPMNVNFGLFPPLDPGSITKPEGVKRFRGKDKAIVKKQMTAARALSDCSAWLATTSS is encoded by the coding sequence ATGACAGAGACAAGCTTTTCCCCAATCCATATCGTCGGCGGCGGTCTTGCCGGTTCTGAAGCTGCCTGGCAGATCGCACAGGGCGGTATTCCGGTCATTCTTCACGAAATGCGCGGCGTGCGCGGCACGGATGCGCACAAGACAGATGATCTCGCTGAACTCGTCTGCTCCAACTCCTTCCGCTCGGACGACGCCACTACCAATGCCGTCGGCGTCCTGCATGCCGAAATGCGGCTGGCAGGTTCGCTGATCATGGCGTCTGCGGATGCCAACCAGGTGCCGGCCGGTGGAGCGCTTGCCGTTGACCGGGAAGGCTTTGCTGCGGCCGTGACCCGTGCGATTGATGGTCACCCGCTGATCACCGTCGTTCGCGAAGAGGTTGCCGGTCTGCCGCCGAAGGAATGGGGCCTCTCGATCATTGCGACCGGTCCGCTGACCGCAGCATCGCTGGCGCAAGCGATCCAGAGCGAAACCGGCGCCGATGCCCTCGCCTTCTTCGATGCCATCGCACCGATCGTCTATACCGAGAGCATCGACATCGACATCTGCTGGTTCCAGTCGCGCTACGACAAGATTGGGCCGGGTGGTACGGGCAAGGACTATATCAACTGCCCGATGGATGAAGCTCAATACAATGCCTTCGTCGATGCACTGATCGCTGGCGACAAGACAGGCTTCAAGGAATGGGAAGGCACCCCCTATTTCGACGGCTGCCTGCCGATCGAAGTCATGGCAGAGCGCGGGCGCGAAACGCTGCGCCACGGGCCTATGAAGCCGATGGGCCTTACCAATGCCCACAATCCTTCTGTGAAGGCCTATGCCGTTGTGCAGCTGCGGCAGGACAATGCGCTCGGCACGCTCTACAATATGGTCGGGTTCCAGACGAAACTGAAATACGGCGCACAGGCCGAGGTCATCCGCATGATCCCCGGCCTGCAGAACGCGGAGTTCGCCCGACTGGGTGGCCTGCATCGCAATACCTATATCAACTCTCCCACGCTGCTCGACCGCACGCTGGCCCTGAAATCGCGGCCGGATATCCGCTTCGCCGGCCAGATCACCGGCTGCGAAGGTTACGTGGAAAGCGCTGCCATCGGCTTGCTTGCCGGTCGCTTCGCTGCGGCTGACCGGAAAGGCGAAACGCTTGCTGCGCCACCTGCAACGACCGCCTTTGGTGCTCTTCTGAACCACATCACCGGTGGGCATATCGTTTCTGACGACGAGCCGGGAAAGCGCTCCTTCCAGCCGATGAACGTCAATTTCGGCCTGTTTCCGCCGCTCGATCCCGGCTCGATCACCAAACCGGAAGGCGTCAAGCGTTTCCGCGGCAAGGACAAGGCAATCGTTAAGAAGCAGATGACGGCGGCGCGCGCCCTTTCGGATTGCTCCGCATGGCTCGCAACAACGAGCAGCTAG